In one Melaminivora jejuensis genomic region, the following are encoded:
- a CDS encoding NarK family nitrate/nitrite MFS transporter — MSSIPNAPSGSSRKGRLLTIWTPEDKNFWAREGEAVAKLNLWISVPALFVAFAIWQVWSVVAVNLPNLGFKYSTNQLFWLAAAPALSGATLRIFYSFMVPIFGGRRWTALSTASLLIPAIGIGMAVQDTSTSYPTMLILALLCGLGGGNFSSSMANISFFFPKERKGSALGVNAGLGNLGVSVVQFLSPLVITLGIFGIFGGEPQSMMRNGTQQLVWAQNAAFIWVPWIAVVSIAAWFGMHDIADARASFAAQAAIFRRKHNWIMCLLYLGTFGSFIGFAAGFPLLIKSQFPSVNPLAYAWLGPLVGAVVRPFGGWLSDKFSGASVTLWNFLAMALGVVGVLYFLPKGTGGHIMPFGPAEGSFAGFFIMFLVLFFTTGIGNGSTFSMIPAIFLKLKLREAPDADEAARAAAIKEGNTEGAAALGFAGALGAYGGFFIPKSYGSSIAATGGPELALWLFAVFYVLCIVVTWWYYARKNAEMPC, encoded by the coding sequence ATGTCTTCCATCCCCAACGCACCGTCCGGCAGTTCGCGCAAGGGCCGGCTGCTGACCATCTGGACGCCCGAGGACAAGAACTTCTGGGCGCGCGAGGGCGAGGCCGTGGCCAAGCTCAACCTGTGGATATCGGTGCCCGCGCTGTTCGTGGCCTTTGCTATCTGGCAGGTCTGGAGCGTGGTCGCCGTGAATCTGCCCAACCTGGGCTTCAAGTACTCGACCAACCAGCTGTTCTGGCTGGCGGCGGCGCCAGCGCTGTCGGGCGCCACGCTGCGCATCTTCTACTCGTTCATGGTGCCGATCTTCGGCGGGCGGCGCTGGACGGCGCTGTCCACGGCGTCGCTGCTCATTCCGGCCATCGGCATCGGCATGGCGGTGCAGGACACCAGCACCAGCTATCCGACCATGCTGATCCTGGCGCTGCTGTGCGGCCTGGGCGGGGGCAACTTCAGCTCCAGCATGGCCAACATCAGCTTCTTCTTTCCGAAGGAGCGCAAGGGCTCGGCGCTGGGCGTGAACGCCGGCCTCGGGAACCTGGGCGTGTCGGTGGTGCAGTTCCTCAGCCCGCTGGTCATCACCCTGGGCATCTTCGGCATCTTTGGCGGCGAGCCGCAGAGCATGATGCGCAACGGCACGCAGCAGCTGGTGTGGGCGCAGAACGCCGCCTTCATCTGGGTGCCGTGGATCGCCGTGGTGTCGATCGCCGCCTGGTTCGGTATGCACGACATCGCCGATGCCCGCGCCAGCTTTGCCGCGCAGGCGGCCATCTTCAGGCGCAAGCACAACTGGATCATGTGCCTGCTGTACCTGGGCACCTTCGGCTCGTTCATCGGCTTTGCCGCCGGCTTTCCGCTGCTCATCAAGAGCCAGTTCCCCAGCGTCAACCCGCTGGCCTATGCCTGGCTGGGGCCGCTGGTGGGCGCCGTCGTGCGGCCCTTCGGCGGCTGGCTGTCGGACAAGTTCAGCGGCGCCAGCGTCACGCTGTGGAACTTCCTGGCCATGGCGCTGGGCGTGGTCGGCGTGCTGTATTTCCTGCCCAAGGGCACGGGCGGCCACATCATGCCCTTCGGCCCCGCCGAGGGCAGCTTTGCCGGCTTCTTCATCATGTTCCTGGTGCTGTTCTTCACCACCGGCATCGGCAACGGCTCCACCTTCAGCATGATCCCGGCGATCTTCCTGAAGCTGAAGCTGCGCGAGGCGCCGGATGCCGACGAGGCCGCACGCGCCGCCGCCATCAAGGAAGGCAACACCGAGGGCGCTGCCGCCCTGGGCTTTGCCGGCGCGCTGGGCGCCTACGGCGGCTTCTTCATTCCCAAGAGCTACGGCAGCTCAATCGCTGCCACTGGCGGGCCGGAACTGGCGCTGTGGCTGTTCGCCGTCTTCTATGTGCTGTGCATCGTCGTGACCTGGTGGTATTACGCGCGCAAAAATGCCGAGATGCCGTGCTGA
- a CDS encoding MFS transporter — MATPSQTAAVDTRRNARAWSVLIVSTLAFTACFMVWMMFGVIGIPIKKMLNLSSTQFGLLTAMPVLTGSLIRVPLGIWTDKYGGRIVMTVLLAITVPAIWVMGYATEYWHFLVIGLFVGLAGGAFSVGTPYVARWFPKNRQGMAMGVYGAGNSGAAVNKFVAPVILVAFGWQAVPHVYAAIMLGVLVLFWIFSASDPAHLVASNVSFTQQLKALKDPRVLKYCQYYSIVFGGYVALALWMVQYYVGEYGLDIRVAALLAACFSLPGGVLRAIGGVLSDKYGAHSVTWWVMWVSWICLFLLSYPQTDFTIQTVNGPMTLHIGLNVYVFTGLMFILGIAWAFGKASVFKYISDDYPGNIGAISGIVGLAGGLGGFILPILFGLLMDWTGIRSSAFMLMYGVVWVSLIWMYWTEVRRTDLMAPHGAAGAAASR, encoded by the coding sequence ATGGCTACCCCGTCACAGACAGCGGCAGTCGATACCCGCCGCAACGCCCGCGCCTGGTCGGTGCTCATCGTCAGCACCCTGGCCTTCACCGCGTGCTTCATGGTCTGGATGATGTTCGGCGTCATCGGCATCCCGATCAAGAAGATGCTGAACCTGTCGTCCACCCAGTTCGGCCTGCTCACCGCCATGCCGGTGCTCACCGGCTCGCTGATCCGCGTGCCGCTGGGCATCTGGACGGACAAATACGGCGGGCGCATCGTCATGACGGTGCTGCTGGCCATCACCGTGCCGGCCATCTGGGTCATGGGCTATGCCACCGAGTACTGGCATTTCCTGGTGATCGGGCTGTTCGTCGGCCTGGCCGGAGGCGCGTTCTCGGTGGGCACGCCGTATGTGGCGCGCTGGTTCCCCAAGAACCGCCAGGGCATGGCCATGGGTGTGTATGGCGCTGGCAACTCGGGCGCGGCGGTGAACAAGTTCGTCGCCCCGGTCATCCTGGTGGCCTTCGGCTGGCAGGCCGTGCCGCACGTCTATGCCGCCATCATGCTGGGCGTGCTGGTGCTGTTCTGGATCTTCAGCGCCAGCGACCCGGCGCACCTGGTGGCGAGCAACGTGTCGTTCACGCAGCAACTCAAGGCCCTGAAAGACCCGCGCGTGCTCAAGTACTGTCAGTACTACAGCATCGTCTTCGGCGGCTACGTGGCCCTGGCCCTGTGGATGGTGCAGTACTACGTGGGCGAGTACGGCCTCGATATCCGCGTGGCCGCGCTGCTGGCGGCGTGCTTCTCGCTGCCCGGCGGCGTGCTGCGCGCCATCGGCGGGGTGCTCAGCGACAAATACGGCGCGCACAGCGTGACCTGGTGGGTCATGTGGGTCAGCTGGATCTGCCTGTTCCTGCTGTCGTACCCGCAGACCGACTTCACCATCCAGACCGTCAACGGCCCCATGACGCTGCATATCGGCCTGAACGTCTATGTCTTCACCGGCCTGATGTTCATCCTGGGCATCGCCTGGGCCTTCGGCAAGGCCAGTGTCTTCAAGTACATCAGCGACGACTACCCCGGCAACATCGGCGCCATCAGCGGCATCGTGGGCCTGGCCGGCGGCCTGGGCGGCTTCATTCTGCCCATCCTGTTCGGCCTGCTGATGGACTGGACGGGCATCCGCTCCAGCGCCTTCATGCTGATGTATGGCGTGGTCTGGGTCTCGCTGATCTGGATGTACTGGACCGAGGTGCGCCGCACCGATCTCATGGCCCCGCACGGCGCTGCTGGCGCCGCTGCGTCGCGCTGA